A genome region from Bernardetia sp. includes the following:
- a CDS encoding type II toxin-antitoxin system VapC family toxin: protein MNIFIDTNILIDVIGKREDFFENAQKILKLGEEGTINLFISPLSLVNSLYILKRTYKIDEERVKTILKQITTFIKVTDMTGKNVDDALNSNFKDFEDALQNFSAENNTIISVIITRNPQDFSSSSLLVQTPKEFLDTNNFNEKNS from the coding sequence ATGAACATATTTATAGATACTAACATTCTTATTGATGTTATAGGAAAAAGAGAAGACTTCTTTGAAAATGCACAAAAAATATTGAAATTAGGTGAAGAAGGAACTATCAACTTATTCATATCTCCTCTTTCTTTAGTTAATAGTTTGTATATTCTCAAACGCACTTATAAAATTGATGAAGAGAGAGTAAAAACTATTTTAAAACAAATTACAACTTTTATAAAAGTTACAGACATGACAGGAAAAAATGTTGATGATGCCTTAAATTCTAATTTCAAAGATTTTGAAGATGCTTTACAGAATTTTAGTGCAGAAAACAATACTATTATTTCTGTTATCATAACTAGAAATCCACAAGACTTTTCTAGTTCTTCATTGCTTGTTCAAACTCCAAAAGAATTTTTAGATACCAATAATTTCAATGAGAAAAATAGTTAG
- a CDS encoding glutathione peroxidase, translating to MTTTNPTSAETVYEFKVKDIDGNDVDLSKYKGKKLMIVNVASKCGFTPQYEDLQNVKEKYSDKVAVLGFPANNFGGQEPGSNKEIKEFCSTKFNADFDMFSKISVTGDDRAPLYTWLAEKAGEEPSWNFCKYVVSEDGKTVQFYNSRMNPMEIAETL from the coding sequence ATGACAACTACTAATCCCACCTCAGCAGAAACGGTTTATGAATTTAAAGTAAAAGATATTGATGGAAACGATGTCGATTTATCTAAATACAAGGGCAAAAAGCTAATGATTGTCAATGTAGCTTCAAAATGTGGTTTTACTCCTCAGTATGAAGATTTACAAAATGTAAAGGAGAAGTATAGCGATAAAGTGGCTGTTTTGGGTTTTCCTGCCAATAACTTCGGAGGACAAGAACCAGGTTCAAACAAAGAAATTAAAGAGTTTTGTTCTACAAAGTTCAATGCCGATTTTGATATGTTCTCTAAAATTTCGGTTACTGGAGACGACCGTGCGCCACTTTACACATGGTTGGCTGAAAAAGCAGGTGAAGAACCGTCTTGGAACTTTTGTAAATATGTAGTGAGTGAAGATGGAAAAACAGTTCAATTTTATAATTCAAGAATGAATCCGATGGAAATTGCAGAAACATTATAA
- a CDS encoding DUF6691 family protein, whose product MQNQTVSFKASISDTNRRKDSICINESEVKEKWYHNFKYLFVGIAFGIVFVKAEIISWFRIQEMFRLESFHMYGVIGTAILVGMTSVFIIKKFNIKTLSGEKIVFKDKVFNKGQIFGGLIFGLGWAMTGACPGPLFAQIGTGATVVAITLLSAIAGTWTYGLLRERLPH is encoded by the coding sequence ATGCAAAATCAAACAGTATCTTTCAAAGCATCTATTTCTGATACCAATCGTAGAAAAGACTCTATTTGTATTAATGAAAGTGAAGTTAAAGAGAAATGGTATCATAACTTCAAATATCTTTTTGTAGGAATCGCCTTTGGTATTGTGTTCGTAAAAGCTGAAATAATTTCTTGGTTCAGAATACAGGAGATGTTCCGTTTAGAGTCTTTCCACATGTATGGTGTAATAGGAACAGCTATTCTAGTAGGAATGACTTCTGTTTTTATTATTAAGAAATTTAATATCAAAACACTTTCTGGTGAAAAAATTGTTTTCAAAGATAAAGTTTTCAACAAAGGTCAAATCTTTGGAGGACTTATCTTTGGCTTAGGTTGGGCTATGACAGGTGCTTGCCCTGGTCCTTTGTTTGCTCAGATTGGAACAGGAGCAACAGTTGTGGCGATTACACTTCTTAGTGCCATAGCAGGAACTTGGACGTATGGACTTTTAAGAGAGCGATTGCCTCATTAA
- a CDS encoding YeeE/YedE family protein yields MIEFITQPWSWYVAGILVGLTVPTLLIIGNKSFGISSSLRHVCAMCIPAKIPFFQYDWKKEIWNLFFVVGILLGGVLAANFLTNPNDVQVSADLQKDLANYGITNYSNLVPLDIINWDSLFTLKGFLLIVVGGFLVGFGTRYAGGCTSGHAIMGISNLQLPSLIATCCFMIGGFIMANLILPLILSL; encoded by the coding sequence ATGATAGAATTTATAACCCAACCGTGGTCGTGGTATGTAGCAGGTATTTTAGTAGGACTAACAGTGCCTACACTTCTTATTATTGGTAACAAATCTTTTGGAATTAGCTCTTCATTAAGACACGTTTGTGCTATGTGTATTCCTGCCAAAATTCCATTTTTTCAGTATGATTGGAAAAAGGAAATTTGGAATTTATTTTTTGTTGTCGGAATCCTTTTGGGTGGAGTGTTGGCAGCCAACTTTTTGACTAATCCAAATGATGTTCAAGTTTCGGCAGACCTACAAAAAGATTTAGCCAATTATGGAATTACAAATTATTCTAATCTCGTTCCTTTAGATATTATAAACTGGGATAGTCTCTTTACACTCAAAGGATTTCTATTGATTGTTGTGGGTGGTTTTTTAGTGGGATTTGGTACTCGCTATGCAGGAGGCTGTACGAGTGGACACGCCATTATGGGAATATCTAACCTTCAATTGCCCTCCCTTATAGCTACGTGTTGTTTTATGATAGGAGGTTTTATTATGGCAAATTTGATATTACCACTTATTCTTTCTCTATAA
- a CDS encoding heavy-metal-associated domain-containing protein encodes MNIQIQVENIKCGGCMNSIKTALLKNQEVEQVEIDKETETITIQAKTSAERATFVNLLSKLGYPEKGENDFMHKAKSYVSCAVGRMSKEN; translated from the coding sequence ATGAATATTCAAATACAAGTAGAAAATATAAAATGTGGAGGCTGTATGAATTCTATTAAAACAGCCTTACTCAAAAATCAAGAAGTAGAGCAGGTAGAAATAGACAAAGAAACAGAAACAATTACTATTCAAGCCAAAACATCTGCCGAGCGTGCTACTTTTGTGAATTTGCTCTCAAAATTGGGCTATCCAGAAAAAGGAGAAAATGATTTTATGCATAAAGCAAAGTCTTATGTGAGTTGTGCTGTCGGAAGAATGAGTAAAGAAAATTAG
- a CDS encoding MBL fold metallo-hydrolase, whose product MNIEQIYTGCLAQGAYYITSEGEAAIIDPLREVEPYLERLKKDDVTLKYVFETHFHADFVSGHLDLSKKANAPIVYGATAKPSFEAIIAEDGQEFKVGKITIKALHTPGHTMESTTYLLLDENGKEHAIFSGDTLFIGDVGRPDLAQKAASMTQEQLAATLYHSLRDKIMTLPDEVIVYPAHGAGSACGKNMSKETVSTIGEQKKTNYALRADMTEEEFIKEVTDGLLPPPAYFGMNVAMNKQGYSSIDDVMEKGQQPLSVKEFEVAAEESGALILDTRNPNEFHKGFVPQSINIGIDGGFAPWVGAMIRDVKQPILLVADEGREEEVIIRLSRVGFDNVLGYLKGGFEAWKSEGKEVDTVDRISPEEFASRFDKEKSKVVDVRKQSEYEAQHVEEAYNKPLDFINDWVRDINPDEHFFMHCAGGYRSMIAASILQARGYRNFTEIEGGFSKIDKNTDVPTSNFVCQSKTLSK is encoded by the coding sequence ATGAACATCGAACAAATATATACAGGCTGTCTAGCACAAGGAGCATATTATATCACTTCTGAAGGTGAGGCTGCCATTATTGACCCACTGCGTGAAGTAGAACCCTATTTGGAAAGACTTAAAAAAGATGACGTAACATTAAAATACGTTTTCGAAACACACTTTCACGCCGATTTTGTTTCTGGGCATTTAGATTTATCTAAAAAAGCAAATGCTCCTATCGTTTATGGCGCAACAGCAAAACCTAGTTTTGAAGCCATTATTGCAGAAGACGGACAAGAATTTAAGGTAGGAAAAATTACTATCAAAGCTCTTCATACCCCAGGGCATACAATGGAAAGTACTACTTACTTACTTTTAGATGAAAATGGAAAAGAACACGCTATTTTCTCTGGCGATACACTTTTTATTGGTGATGTAGGTCGTCCAGATTTAGCTCAAAAAGCTGCTAGTATGACACAAGAACAACTTGCAGCAACGTTATATCACTCTTTGAGAGACAAAATAATGACTTTGCCAGATGAAGTTATTGTTTATCCTGCACACGGGGCAGGAAGTGCTTGTGGTAAAAATATGAGTAAAGAAACTGTTTCTACTATTGGAGAGCAGAAAAAGACAAACTATGCCCTTCGTGCAGATATGACAGAAGAAGAGTTTATCAAAGAAGTTACTGATGGACTTTTACCTCCTCCAGCTTATTTTGGAATGAATGTCGCTATGAATAAACAAGGTTACTCTAGCATTGATGATGTCATGGAAAAAGGTCAGCAGCCTTTGAGTGTAAAAGAATTTGAAGTAGCTGCTGAAGAAAGTGGAGCGTTAATTTTAGACACTCGTAATCCGAATGAGTTCCATAAAGGATTTGTTCCTCAGTCTATCAATATCGGAATTGATGGTGGATTTGCTCCTTGGGTAGGTGCAATGATTCGTGATGTAAAGCAGCCAATTTTGCTTGTTGCAGATGAAGGCAGAGAAGAAGAAGTAATTATCAGACTTAGTCGTGTTGGTTTTGATAACGTCTTGGGGTATCTCAAAGGAGGTTTTGAAGCTTGGAAGTCAGAAGGAAAAGAAGTAGATACAGTAGATAGAATTTCTCCAGAGGAGTTTGCTTCTCGTTTTGATAAAGAAAAGAGCAAAGTTGTAGATGTTCGTAAGCAAAGCGAATACGAAGCACAGCATGTAGAGGAAGCGTACAACAAACCTTTAGATTTTATCAACGATTGGGTAAGAGACATCAATCCAGATGAGCATTTCTTTATGCACTGTGCAGGTGGGTATCGCTCTATGATTGCAGCTAGTATTTTGCAAGCTCGTGGATATAGAAACTTCACTGAAATTGAAGGAGGTTTTTCTAAAATAGATAAAAATACAGACGTTCCAACTTCAAATTTTGTCTGCCAAAGCAAGACGCTTTCTAAATAA
- a CDS encoding DUF262 domain-containing protein: MDNYNLDTGKKYIKDIFAPDCFYNVPEYQRPYVWGEEQITALLEDISKALDSDKKKEYFLGCMIWNTKIKRDDNLEYVCQDILDGQQRFITLYLLQAVIRDLSESESLRKKVSERMRQEKDEFDGIPERNRIEFEIRDDSNFLNEFVIRPEGTLNKCRLSEIIAEKDSSSVKNMANAILSMKKWWNFKLQEFESPQKYINDFYTFLSTKVLALYLATPNNLDDAYNLFTVLNSRGLQLQVSDILRAQNLREVKDHTLRKRLAKKWGDYENSIDLPYKSFDDFLWALVFIKMKYRSDDNQSLTKGFNFMYSRNYLEKGEGTFNYVGKYIDHLDKISNANFHQVSYENFFSNLVFILNTTFGNTYFAPLMHYKECFGEYRIVDFLIKLDNICSASWLTGKRNLQSRIFIMLRRMDDLKSRYSDPKACCDAFLDNEILVYDYQDEKASTQIDLQELFDLLESERWGSFSGSKINKTRYLLLKIDLLSTNLNTKLYYNRNTSSVEHLIPQKINYLDWNITEEEHRTWIHRLGNIVLVDRKKNASLSNNKYPIKKQKYKGSIENRANTNYIFMTYSHWNLNTLKENHERVVKMLKKYYLGNSLETLKQFQK; this comes from the coding sequence ATGGATAATTATAACTTAGATACTGGAAAAAAATATATTAAAGATATTTTTGCTCCTGATTGTTTTTATAATGTTCCTGAATACCAAAGACCATATGTTTGGGGGGAGGAACAAATTACAGCACTATTGGAGGATATTTCTAAAGCTCTTGATAGTGATAAAAAGAAGGAATACTTTCTTGGGTGTATGATATGGAATACCAAGATAAAACGAGATGATAATTTAGAGTATGTATGTCAAGATATATTGGATGGACAACAGAGATTCATAACTCTTTATCTTTTACAAGCAGTTATAAGAGACCTCTCTGAAAGTGAATCCCTAAGGAAGAAAGTGTCTGAGAGGATGCGACAAGAAAAAGATGAATTTGATGGCATACCAGAAAGGAACAGAATTGAATTTGAAATAAGAGATGATAGTAATTTTTTAAACGAGTTTGTCATAAGACCAGAAGGAACTTTGAATAAGTGTCGTCTAAGTGAGATAATAGCAGAGAAAGACAGTAGTTCTGTGAAAAATATGGCAAATGCTATTTTGTCGATGAAAAAATGGTGGAATTTTAAACTACAAGAGTTTGAAAGTCCTCAAAAATATATAAATGATTTTTATACTTTTCTATCTACGAAAGTTCTTGCTCTTTATTTAGCTACTCCAAATAATCTTGATGATGCTTATAATCTCTTTACAGTACTTAATAGCAGAGGGTTGCAACTACAAGTAAGTGATATTTTGAGAGCGCAAAACCTTAGAGAAGTCAAAGATCATACGTTGAGAAAAAGGTTAGCAAAGAAGTGGGGAGACTATGAAAACAGCATAGATCTACCTTACAAATCTTTTGATGATTTTTTGTGGGCTTTAGTATTTATAAAAATGAAGTATAGGAGTGATGACAATCAAAGTCTCACAAAAGGATTTAATTTTATGTACTCACGAAATTATTTAGAAAAAGGTGAAGGGACTTTCAATTATGTTGGTAAATACATAGATCATTTAGATAAGATAAGTAATGCTAACTTTCATCAAGTTTCGTATGAAAATTTTTTCTCAAATCTTGTTTTTATACTAAACACCACATTCGGAAATACATATTTTGCTCCTTTGATGCATTATAAAGAATGTTTTGGAGAGTATCGAATAGTCGATTTCTTGATAAAGCTAGATAATATTTGCTCAGCTTCTTGGCTTACTGGAAAAAGAAACTTACAGTCAAGGATTTTTATAATGTTAAGAAGAATGGATGATTTAAAATCTCGTTACTCTGACCCAAAAGCCTGCTGTGATGCATTTTTAGATAATGAAATTTTAGTGTATGACTATCAAGATGAGAAGGCTTCTACACAAATTGATTTACAAGAATTGTTTGATTTACTTGAGTCTGAACGCTGGGGTAGTTTTTCTGGTTCTAAAATCAATAAAACTCGTTATTTGCTTTTAAAAATCGACTTACTCTCTACTAATCTGAACACTAAACTATATTATAATAGAAACACATCTTCCGTTGAACATTTAATTCCTCAAAAAATTAATTACTTAGATTGGAATATCACAGAAGAAGAACATAGAACATGGATACATCGTTTAGGAAATATAGTTTTAGTAGATAGGAAGAAAAATGCCTCTCTAAGTAACAATAAATATCCTATAAAAAAGCAGAAGTACAAAGGGTCTATTGAAAATAGAGCAAATACTAATTATATTTTTATGACATACTCTCATTGGAATCTAAATACATTAAAAGAAAATCACGAGAGAGTAGTTAAAATGTTAAAAAAATATTACTTGGGAAACAGTTTAGAGACATTGAAACAGTTTCAAAAATAA
- a CDS encoding Rpn family recombination-promoting nuclease/putative transposase, whose translation MNKKLIRFDWAMKKLLRHKANFGILEGFLSELLRFDVSIESILESEGNKQDEYDKYNRVDILVKSDKNELMLVEVQNDSEVDYFHRMLYGVSKLVTEYIKEGEPYGTIKKIYSINIVYFGLGQGKDYVYEYKGEFVGIHENDILLPTTMQVQNYDVAKVSDIFPKYYILKVNNFDDVAKNTLDEWVYFLKNSEVKESFKAKGLDKAKEKLQYEVLTQEEKKMYDRFQENRRIENSIIYTAKQEEQRRIARSLFETPLSNQDIAKHTGLTLEQIEQLRNEP comes from the coding sequence ATGAACAAAAAACTAATCCGTTTTGACTGGGCAATGAAAAAATTGCTTCGTCACAAAGCCAATTTTGGTATTCTAGAAGGCTTTTTATCTGAACTTCTGCGTTTTGATGTTTCGATAGAAAGTATTTTAGAAAGTGAAGGCAATAAACAAGATGAGTACGATAAATACAACCGAGTAGATATTTTGGTAAAGTCTGATAAAAATGAGTTGATGTTAGTAGAAGTCCAAAACGATTCAGAGGTAGATTATTTTCATCGTATGTTATATGGTGTTTCAAAATTGGTAACTGAATACATCAAAGAAGGCGAACCTTACGGAACAATAAAAAAAATATATTCTATCAATATCGTGTATTTTGGTTTAGGGCAAGGAAAAGATTACGTCTATGAGTATAAAGGCGAGTTTGTAGGAATACACGAAAACGATATTTTACTTCCTACTACGATGCAAGTTCAAAATTATGATGTGGCTAAAGTATCAGATATTTTTCCAAAATATTATATTTTGAAAGTCAATAATTTTGACGATGTAGCCAAAAATACGCTTGATGAATGGGTGTATTTTCTTAAAAATAGCGAAGTAAAAGAATCTTTCAAGGCTAAAGGATTAGACAAAGCTAAAGAAAAATTACAGTACGAAGTTCTTACTCAAGAAGAGAAGAAAATGTATGACCGTTTTCAAGAAAATAGGCGTATTGAAAACAGCATAATCTACACAGCCAAACAAGAAGAGCAAAGAAGAATTGCAAGAAGTTTGTTTGAAACGCCTCTCTCTAATCAAGATATCGCCAAACATACAGGCTTAACACTTGAACAAATAGAGCAGTTGCGAAATGAACCATAA
- a CDS encoding sulfite exporter TauE/SafE family protein gives MVEILGYLAAILIGLSLGLIGGGGSILTVPVLVYLFAIEPVVATAYSLFIVGLTSSVGAFNYFKQGLVKLKTALLFGIPSIFSVFLTRNYLIPTIPEEIFSVGSFTLTKGVFLMALFAVLMILASYKMITSKNKPKETVKKQTSQSTKEYVLIILQGLFVGMITGLVGAGGGFIIIPALVFLLGLEMKEAIGTSLTIITLNSLFGFLVSQSHIQTDWTLLLGLSAMAIIGIFIGMRLAKNIDGAKLKPLFGWFVLLMGSYILLKELVF, from the coding sequence ATGGTGGAAATTTTAGGTTATTTGGCTGCTATCTTGATTGGACTTTCTCTTGGACTTATTGGAGGAGGAGGAAGTATCCTAACTGTTCCTGTGTTGGTGTATTTATTTGCCATTGAGCCAGTAGTAGCAACGGCATATTCACTTTTTATTGTCGGACTGACAAGTAGTGTAGGAGCTTTTAATTATTTCAAGCAAGGTTTGGTTAAGCTCAAAACGGCTCTGCTTTTTGGTATTCCGTCTATTTTTTCGGTGTTTTTGACACGAAATTATCTTATTCCTACCATTCCAGAAGAAATTTTTAGTGTAGGTAGTTTTACACTTACCAAAGGTGTTTTCTTGATGGCTCTTTTTGCTGTCTTGATGATACTTGCTTCTTATAAAATGATTACTTCTAAAAATAAGCCTAAAGAAACGGTTAAAAAGCAAACTTCTCAAAGCACTAAAGAATATGTTTTGATAATACTCCAAGGACTTTTTGTAGGAATGATAACAGGCTTAGTGGGTGCAGGAGGTGGATTTATCATTATTCCTGCTTTGGTTTTTCTTCTAGGTTTGGAAATGAAGGAAGCCATCGGAACATCGCTTACTATAATCACTCTAAATTCACTATTTGGTTTCTTAGTTTCACAAAGCCATATTCAAACTGACTGGACGCTACTTTTAGGACTTTCAGCTATGGCAATTATAGGCATTTTTATAGGAATGCGACTTGCCAAAAATATAGACGGAGCAAAACTCAAACCTCTCTTTGGATGGTTTGTACTGCTCATGGGAAGTTATATTTTATTGAAGGAGTTGGTTTTTTGA
- a CDS encoding Crp/Fnr family transcriptional regulator, with translation MPYSTTEFETSPELTQKLYDNSIIKNYEKGDTILEEESSIRSIPIVSKGSIRVIRTEEDGREILLYYIKAGESCIMSFLGGMHNEKSKVRAEIEEDAEILFLPIDKVMLFIKEYPEWLNYIFRLYHKRFEELLDVVNAMAFKKVDERLLHLLQKKAKLIGSKTISITHEQLANELATARVVVSRLLKQLENNGTVELGRNKIKLL, from the coding sequence ATGCCTTATTCAACAACTGAATTTGAAACCTCTCCAGAACTTACCCAAAAACTATATGACAACAGTATTATCAAAAACTATGAAAAAGGAGATACTATTTTAGAAGAAGAATCTTCTATCCGTTCCATTCCCATAGTGTCAAAGGGAAGTATTCGTGTTATTCGAACAGAAGAGGATGGAAGGGAAATTTTACTCTATTACATCAAAGCAGGAGAGAGTTGTATTATGTCCTTTTTAGGAGGAATGCACAATGAAAAAAGTAAAGTTAGGGCAGAGATAGAAGAGGATGCCGAAATTCTTTTTCTTCCTATTGATAAGGTAATGCTTTTTATAAAAGAATATCCTGAATGGCTAAATTATATTTTTAGACTTTATCACAAGCGTTTTGAAGAACTTTTAGATGTCGTTAATGCTATGGCTTTTAAAAAAGTAGATGAACGTCTCTTACATCTTTTACAGAAAAAAGCCAAGCTAATAGGTTCAAAAACTATTTCTATCACTCATGAACAGCTTGCCAACGAACTCGCCACAGCAAGAGTAGTTGTTTCTAGGCTTTTAAAACAATTAGAAAACAACGGAACAGTAGAACTAGGGAGAAACAAAATCAAACTTCTGTAA
- the galE gene encoding UDP-glucose 4-epimerase GalE, which produces MQKKIIITGGCGYIGSHTVVECLENYTRKNGYDEDYVVVSIDSYLNSSASVVENIKKLTGREVKNYDTDLCDYEKTKKIFETESKDSELIGIIHFAALKSVPDSVADPVFYYQNNLNSLLNILKLSKEYKVKNFIFSSSCSVYGNAKELPVSENTPFGVAESPYAYTKQVGERMIIDFAKTSEHQKFVLLRYFNPVGAHVSAQIGEDPKNPPTSLVPIITLTAAGKRDKMHVHGSDYDTRDGSCIRDYIHVSDIAEAHRLAIDYLVKNKETAEQIEIFNLGTGNGVTVLEAIKAFEKVSHQKLNYELGERREGDVVEIYADNQKAKTVLGWIPKYGIEEMMSSAWKWQERNV; this is translated from the coding sequence ATGCAAAAAAAAATAATTATTACTGGAGGGTGTGGCTACATTGGTTCGCATACTGTTGTGGAATGTCTAGAAAACTACACTAGAAAAAATGGCTATGACGAAGATTATGTAGTTGTTTCTATTGATAGTTACCTCAACTCTTCTGCATCTGTGGTTGAAAATATTAAGAAACTAACAGGTAGAGAAGTCAAAAATTATGATACAGATTTGTGTGATTATGAAAAGACAAAAAAGATTTTTGAAACTGAAAGTAAGGATTCAGAACTGATAGGAATTATTCATTTTGCTGCTTTAAAGTCTGTTCCAGATTCGGTAGCTGACCCAGTTTTTTATTACCAAAACAACCTCAACTCACTTCTCAATATTTTGAAATTGAGTAAAGAATATAAGGTGAAAAACTTTATTTTTTCTTCTTCTTGCTCTGTGTATGGGAATGCAAAAGAACTTCCTGTTTCTGAAAATACGCCTTTTGGTGTAGCAGAATCTCCGTATGCTTATACCAAGCAAGTAGGTGAGCGAATGATAATTGATTTTGCCAAAACATCTGAACATCAAAAATTTGTTTTGCTTCGTTATTTCAATCCAGTAGGAGCTCATGTTTCGGCACAAATTGGAGAAGACCCTAAAAATCCACCCACTTCACTTGTTCCAATCATAACACTTACGGCAGCAGGAAAGCGAGACAAAATGCATGTTCATGGAAGCGATTACGATACTCGTGATGGCTCTTGTATTCGGGATTATATTCACGTTTCAGATATTGCAGAGGCACACCGTTTGGCAATTGATTATTTAGTTAAAAATAAAGAAACAGCTGAACAAATAGAAATTTTTAACTTAGGAACAGGCAATGGAGTAACCGTCTTGGAAGCTATAAAAGCCTTTGAAAAAGTTAGTCATCAGAAACTAAATTATGAACTGGGAGAACGCAGAGAAGGAGATGTTGTAGAAATTTATGCAGACAATCAGAAAGCAAAAACTGTTTTGGGTTGGATTCCAAAATATGGCATTGAGGAAATGATGTCTTCAGCGTGGAAGTGGCAAGAAAGAAACGTATAA
- a CDS encoding MerC domain-containing protein, with translation MLASLACALHCALTPFLLVSSTWLALGNEQPIWYWSVIDIIFLVLSFFAIRHATFHSQKQWAKYAFWMVWGILMISIVQEKFELELWGELPMYFSTVFLVVLHSYNLWHRKNTCQEC, from the coding sequence ATTTTGGCAAGCCTTGCCTGTGCCTTACATTGCGCCCTAACGCCTTTTTTGCTTGTTTCCTCAACGTGGCTTGCACTAGGTAATGAGCAGCCTATTTGGTACTGGTCTGTTATAGATATTATCTTCTTAGTTCTCTCTTTTTTTGCTATCAGACACGCTACCTTTCACAGCCAAAAGCAATGGGCTAAGTACGCTTTTTGGATGGTATGGGGAATTCTGATGATTTCTATCGTCCAAGAAAAGTTTGAGTTAGAATTATGGGGCGAACTACCGATGTATTTTTCCACAGTCTTTTTAGTGGTTTTGCACAGTTATAATTTATGGCACAGAAAAAATACTTGTCAAGAGTGCTAA
- a CDS encoding GTP-binding protein: MKTVDKKLPVTVLSGFLGAGKTTLLNHVLNNKEGLKVAVIVNDMSEVNVDARLVKDQNTLSRTEEKLVEMSNGCICCTLREDLMVEVERLAKEDRFDYLLIESTGISEPIPVAQTFTFKDEENNIDLSRFSRLDTMVTVVDAYNFWKDFGSKDTVYSQELNDDQQDQRTIVNLLTEQVEFADVILLNKTDLVSKEEAGSLKQILQKLNSQAKIIETSFGKIDLKNILNTGSFDFEKASQSAGWIAELQNKHTPETEEYGISSFVFRSQKPFHPKRFWEYIAGQFHSTIVRSKGLFWLASRPDSAINWSQAGGSLRAEPAGVWWASMPYEQRIMYPSFVEYREEIESRWTKQFGDRQNEIVWIGQDMDKELIQKELENCLCTDREIKAMENGFLFEDPFPKWQ, from the coding sequence ATGAAAACAGTAGATAAAAAACTTCCAGTAACAGTACTAAGTGGCTTCTTAGGAGCAGGAAAAACAACACTTCTCAATCATGTTTTGAACAACAAAGAAGGCTTAAAAGTAGCTGTAATTGTCAATGATATGAGTGAGGTTAATGTAGATGCGAGGCTTGTCAAAGACCAAAACACACTTAGCCGAACAGAAGAAAAATTAGTAGAGATGTCAAACGGTTGTATCTGCTGTACGCTTCGTGAAGACTTAATGGTAGAAGTAGAACGCCTAGCAAAAGAAGACCGTTTTGATTATTTGCTCATCGAAAGTACAGGAATTAGTGAGCCGATTCCAGTAGCACAGACATTTACGTTTAAAGACGAGGAAAATAACATCGACTTGAGTCGTTTTTCTCGCTTAGATACAATGGTAACCGTTGTAGATGCCTATAATTTTTGGAAAGACTTCGGCAGCAAAGACACCGTTTATAGCCAAGAACTCAACGACGACCAACAAGACCAGCGCACTATCGTAAATCTTCTTACTGAGCAAGTAGAATTTGCAGACGTGATTTTACTTAACAAAACTGATTTAGTAAGTAAAGAAGAAGCAGGTTCTTTAAAGCAAATCCTTCAAAAGCTCAATTCACAGGCTAAAATTATCGAAACAAGTTTTGGAAAGATAGACCTCAAGAATATTTTGAATACAGGTTCTTTTGATTTTGAAAAAGCCTCACAGTCGGCAGGTTGGATAGCCGAACTCCAAAACAAGCACACTCCAGAGACGGAAGAATATGGTATTTCTTCCTTTGTTTTTAGAAGTCAAAAACCTTTTCATCCAAAGCGTTTTTGGGAATATATTGCAGGACAATTCCACTCTACTATCGTTCGCAGCAAAGGACTTTTTTGGTTGGCTTCTCGTCCAGATAGTGCCATTAATTGGTCACAAGCAGGAGGAAGCCTAAGAGCCGAACCAGCAGGTGTTTGGTGGGCAAGCATGCCTTACGAGCAGCGTATTATGTACCCTTCTTTTGTAGAATATAGAGAAGAAATTGAAAGCCGTTGGACAAAGCAGTTTGGAGATAGGCAAAACGAAATCGTTTGGATAGGACAAGATATGGATAAAGAGCTTATCCAAAAAGAGCTAGAAAATTGCCTTTGTACAGATAGAGAAATCAAGGCAATGGAAAACGGATTTTTGTTTGAAGACCCATTTCCAAAGTGGCAGTAA